The following are encoded together in the Dysgonomonadaceae bacterium PH5-43 genome:
- a CDS encoding hypothetical protein (product_source=Hypo-rule applied; pfam=PF04230; superfamily=160631) → MVQQNIKKNSTLKKVGIISYHAVPNYGAVLQTFALYKTLENLGVKPYIINRQATKVYFGKRASFVRYYLLKTLPLSLFRKLNKLVLPKHVSNFYNKYLNSVSKPFFSDESLCKYNFDLDYIIAGCDQIWNFHMAEEHSEHLSFNFFLNFIKKPNIKKLSYAASFGKNYWDNDINEETKYIKDLINKFSHISVRETSGVKLCKEIFNVEACCVLDPTLLLDGDFYSSHLNIDDISYPKDGVVFFKFCQDPKFFESVKVLASNSEENFYIINSEENSEYYYNIQGPSFEEWLSAIKHSKLVVTDSFHGMAFAIIFRRPFVVLNWIPERIIRQLDLMDRLNIKNRFADYDLLINNFNEYLNMDYSTVEDYLKKEQDSSLCFLKKALGTS, encoded by the coding sequence ATGGTACAACAAAATATTAAAAAGAATAGTACTTTAAAGAAAGTAGGTATTATTTCTTACCATGCAGTCCCTAATTACGGAGCTGTATTGCAAACATTTGCTCTCTACAAGACCCTAGAAAACTTAGGTGTAAAACCCTATATAATAAACAGGCAAGCAACTAAGGTCTATTTTGGCAAAAGAGCTTCGTTCGTAAGATATTATTTGCTAAAAACATTACCTCTTTCCTTATTTAGAAAATTAAATAAATTGGTTCTACCAAAACATGTTTCTAATTTTTACAATAAATATTTGAATTCTGTATCAAAGCCTTTTTTCTCTGATGAAAGTTTATGTAAATACAATTTTGATTTAGATTATATTATTGCAGGCTGTGATCAGATATGGAACTTTCATATGGCGGAAGAACACTCTGAACACTTGAGTTTTAATTTCTTCCTAAATTTCATAAAGAAACCTAATATAAAAAAACTTTCTTATGCTGCTAGTTTTGGGAAAAACTATTGGGACAATGATATCAACGAAGAAACAAAGTACATAAAAGACCTTATTAATAAGTTCTCTCATATCTCCGTTAGAGAAACATCTGGGGTAAAACTGTGCAAAGAGATATTCAACGTAGAAGCTTGTTGCGTATTAGATCCCACATTGCTATTAGATGGAGATTTTTACTCTTCTCATCTAAACATAGATGATATTTCGTATCCTAAAGATGGCGTAGTATTCTTTAAGTTTTGCCAAGACCCTAAATTCTTCGAATCTGTAAAAGTACTGGCAAGTAATTCAGAAGAAAATTTTTACATAATAAATTCAGAAGAAAATTCAGAATACTATTATAATATACAAGGTCCATCTTTTGAAGAATGGTTATCTGCTATAAAGCACTCAAAGTTAGTAGTTACCGATAGTTTCCATGGAATGGCTTTTGCAATTATATTCAGGAGACCATTCGTTGTTCTTAATTGGATACCTGAACGAATCATACGACAATTAGATTTAATGGATAGATTAAATATTAAAAATAGATTTGCAGATTACGATTTACTTATCAATAATTTCAACGAATATCTAAATATGGACTATTCTACTGTTGAAGATTATTTGAAAAAAGAGCAAGATTCATCTTTGTGCTTTCTAAAAAAAGCCTTAGGTACTTCGTAA
- a CDS encoding glycosyltransferase involved in cell wall biosynthesis (product_source=COG0463; cath_funfam=3.90.550.10; cog=COG0463; pfam=PF00535; superfamily=53448), whose translation MNTKGSILVSTITLAYNVEPYIEDAINSICNQSYSHLEIIIVINGCSLDNTKALVEKISLEDDRIKLVYNTKNSVIGDGRMIGLGAVKGDYFMFLDGDDMLSPNAIQSLLASSIENKTDIVIGSIQRMTKNGNLLEFREGRFIFDVLSPINYIPISFDYIDTYLHGKLYKSSILKNDIVILKDNSLGEDKMLHLQFSAYADRIGRCTSVVHYFRDNPSSITKKLKYQDFEGEFRNMIWLGSFFDKLKYLSSKQFLYSYKTHHLYILYYCLFTGNSEIINKYPKETKELLQSGYLNIPQIRNYLLQWPLYVPTLEIYKRNKYLGVCFTTSLQVVRKCKNKINVLRST comes from the coding sequence ATGAATACGAAAGGATCTATTTTAGTATCAACGATAACATTAGCATATAATGTAGAACCTTATATTGAAGATGCGATAAATTCAATTTGCAATCAATCATATTCGCATTTAGAGATAATTATAGTAATTAATGGATGTAGTTTGGACAATACTAAAGCATTGGTGGAAAAAATATCATTAGAGGATGACCGTATTAAACTTGTTTATAATACAAAGAACTCTGTTATTGGAGATGGTCGTATGATTGGCTTGGGAGCAGTTAAAGGTGATTATTTTATGTTTTTAGATGGGGATGATATGCTGAGTCCAAATGCTATTCAAAGTCTTCTTGCATCTTCAATAGAGAATAAAACAGATATTGTTATTGGTAGTATACAAAGAATGACTAAAAATGGAAATTTATTAGAGTTTAGAGAGGGTCGTTTTATTTTTGATGTATTATCTCCGATAAATTATATTCCTATAAGTTTTGACTATATAGATACTTATTTGCATGGCAAGTTATATAAATCTTCTATATTAAAAAATGATATTGTAATTCTAAAAGATAATTCATTAGGAGAGGATAAAATGCTGCATTTGCAATTTTCGGCTTACGCTGATAGAATAGGACGATGTACAAGTGTAGTACATTACTTTAGAGATAATCCGTCGTCTATAACAAAAAAATTAAAATACCAAGACTTTGAAGGTGAATTTCGTAATATGATATGGTTGGGTTCTTTTTTTGATAAATTAAAATATTTATCTTCGAAACAGTTTTTGTATTCATATAAAACTCATCATCTTTACATCCTCTATTACTGTCTGTTTACAGGTAATAGCGAAATAATCAACAAGTATCCCAAAGAAACTAAAGAGTTGCTACAATCTGGTTATCTAAACATTCCTCAAATTAGAAATTATCTATTACAATGGCCTTTATATGTGCCAACGTTAGAAATATACAAACGTAACAAGTATTTAGGAGTGTGTTTTACTACAAGTTTACAAGTTGTAAGAAAATGTAAAAATAAAATAAATGTATTACGAAGTACCTAA
- a CDS encoding glycosyltransferase involved in cell wall biosynthesis (product_source=COG0438; cath_funfam=3.40.50.2000; cog=COG0438; pfam=PF00534; superfamily=53756), with the protein MKIVALHTDFRVYWPARLKQLSLDLAIRGDELIVIEIAGKGSPYAFSEKVNSDSINWVCLFPDEKIEDVVPAIAKKRVVEKLDEIKPEVVLSGAIAFTSGAAAVYWAKKNNKSVVIFDDSKLENVKRNVIVNLVKKIIYSNVDAILCPTEDWLDTYTFWGFESSAVFFGVDVVDNSFWGKKVNPIDNPDRYILSVGRQIQRKNFHTIISAFIKFYNKSSNPDLKLLLIGEGPERDGLELLSEELKNKIIFLPFQTPVELRRIYQNATAFVLASYYEQWGLVINEAMAAVLPIIASKQLGCTNSLVHNNENGFVFDANNETELVDIFLKISSLTDEDLDKMGSMSKTIISEWGLDRFSSGAIAAIDYSIKNKKNNKSLFSKVLLSKWTGRYNQG; encoded by the coding sequence ATGAAAATAGTAGCTTTACATACTGACTTTAGAGTATATTGGCCAGCTCGTTTAAAACAACTTTCTTTAGATTTAGCGATACGAGGGGATGAACTTATTGTTATTGAAATAGCAGGAAAAGGTAGTCCTTATGCTTTTTCAGAAAAGGTAAATTCTGATTCGATTAATTGGGTTTGTTTATTTCCTGATGAAAAAATAGAGGATGTGGTTCCCGCTATAGCAAAGAAGCGTGTAGTGGAAAAATTAGATGAAATAAAGCCTGAAGTTGTTTTGTCTGGAGCTATTGCATTTACATCAGGAGCCGCAGCTGTTTATTGGGCTAAAAAGAACAATAAATCTGTTGTTATATTCGATGATTCTAAATTGGAAAATGTAAAAAGAAATGTTATTGTTAATTTGGTAAAGAAAATAATATACTCAAATGTAGATGCAATATTGTGTCCGACGGAGGACTGGTTAGATACATATACGTTTTGGGGATTTGAAAGTTCTGCAGTGTTTTTTGGTGTCGATGTTGTGGATAATTCGTTTTGGGGTAAGAAAGTTAACCCAATAGATAACCCAGACCGCTATATTTTATCTGTAGGTAGACAAATACAACGAAAAAATTTCCATACAATAATCTCAGCATTTATTAAATTTTATAATAAGTCTTCAAATCCGGATCTTAAATTATTATTGATAGGAGAGGGGCCTGAACGAGACGGTTTAGAGTTATTATCTGAAGAATTGAAGAATAAAATAATCTTCTTGCCATTTCAAACTCCTGTTGAATTGAGACGTATATATCAGAATGCCACTGCGTTTGTTTTAGCGAGTTACTACGAACAATGGGGTCTGGTAATTAATGAGGCTATGGCGGCCGTTTTACCTATTATTGCCTCAAAACAATTAGGTTGTACTAATTCACTAGTCCATAATAATGAAAATGGATTTGTATTTGATGCCAATAATGAAACTGAGTTGGTGGATATATTCTTAAAAATAAGTTCTTTAACAGATGAAGACTTAGATAAAATGGGGAGTATGAGTAAGACTATAATTTCAGAATGGGGATTGGATAGATTTTCTTCTGGAGCTATTGCTGCAATAGATTATAGTATTAAAAACAAAAAAAATAATAAATCTTTGTTCAGTAAAGTGTTGTTAAGTAAATGGACAGGAAGATATAATCAAGGATAA
- a CDS encoding glycosyltransferase involved in cell wall biosynthesis (product_source=COG0463; cath_funfam=3.90.550.10; cog=COG0463; pfam=PF00535; superfamily=53448; transmembrane_helix_parts=Outside_1_283,TMhelix_284_302,Inside_303_308): MISIVIPLYNKEKQIVNTLNSVFNQTFQDFEVVIVNDGSTDKSVDIVKSLEDPRIRLIEQQNQGVSVARNKGIREAKYDYIALLDADDEWKPNYLEAQVDLIKSFPECSVYATKYEMKHADVVKPIILNKIPFEGEKGVLSNYFEIASCSTPPLWTSAVVVKKEAILSIGAFPEGVIEGEDLITWAKLAIKYKIAYSNKISVYFVNEASTNYSTKLPRIQKEKHDLGKELKFLLDNNKNIAGLKRYVSLWYKMRASMFLLVGDKKNSLKESLNSLKFNPLNIKVWIYIFLLPFPNNFSLLIFRKFGNQ, encoded by the coding sequence ATGATTAGTATAGTTATTCCATTATACAATAAAGAGAAACAGATTGTTAATACTTTGAATTCTGTTTTTAATCAAACATTTCAAGATTTTGAAGTGGTAATAGTAAATGATGGCAGTACAGATAAAAGCGTAGATATAGTTAAGTCGCTAGAAGACCCTCGAATTAGATTAATAGAACAACAAAATCAAGGTGTTTCTGTAGCACGTAATAAAGGAATAAGAGAGGCTAAATATGATTATATAGCATTATTAGATGCTGATGACGAATGGAAACCTAATTATTTAGAAGCTCAAGTTGATTTGATAAAATCATTCCCAGAATGTTCTGTATATGCGACTAAATATGAAATGAAACATGCAGATGTTGTAAAACCTATAATATTAAATAAGATACCATTTGAAGGAGAAAAAGGCGTGTTGTCTAATTATTTTGAAATAGCATCTTGTTCTACTCCACCGTTGTGGACGTCAGCAGTAGTAGTGAAAAAAGAAGCAATATTGTCTATAGGTGCTTTTCCTGAGGGTGTTATTGAAGGTGAAGATTTGATTACTTGGGCTAAATTAGCAATTAAATATAAGATTGCATATAGTAACAAAATAAGTGTTTATTTTGTAAATGAAGCATCTACTAATTATTCTACAAAATTACCACGAATACAAAAAGAAAAACATGATTTAGGAAAAGAATTAAAGTTTTTACTTGATAACAATAAGAATATAGCAGGTTTGAAACGATATGTTTCTCTTTGGTATAAAATGAGAGCTTCTATGTTTTTACTAGTTGGGGATAAAAAAAATAGTTTAAAGGAATCGTTGAATTCATTAAAATTTAATCCACTTAACATTAAGGTTTGGATATATATATTCCTGTTACCCTTTCCTAATAATTTTTCCCTATTAATATTTCGTAAATTTGGTAATCAATGA
- a CDS encoding hypothetical protein (product_source=Hypo-rule applied; superfamily=52266; transmembrane_helix_parts=Inside_1_6,TMhelix_7_29,Outside_30_303), with the protein MKKNKIVRAVLIFVTVLIIINFALGRILLEGVNKFYGLNQFSEVLMIGHSMLMLSVDKEMLENKTELSVSKYTREGVNVIDRYTMTKQYLESPYSDSLKYVLYGVDQFTFVGSGLSENSYKLFYPFMDNDVINDYVKISEDTKLDYFIHKVFSLTRYSDVLINASQRGWRGDYSNLKKGTLDIESLKMQMETGTSHHNRAITIDENLLVVFDETLKMITDRGVNVILVQTPVVDVLNEVDKDGYAKVANIFTSYTENNELIEYWDLNYKFSSDYSLFFDAIHLNPKGQREITEEVIKRINDRL; encoded by the coding sequence ATGAAAAAAAATAAAATAGTAAGAGCTGTATTGATATTTGTAACCGTACTTATAATCATTAACTTTGCACTCGGGAGGATATTGCTTGAAGGAGTGAATAAATTTTATGGACTTAATCAATTTTCAGAAGTGTTAATGATAGGACACTCTATGCTTATGCTTTCTGTTGATAAGGAGATGTTAGAGAACAAAACTGAGTTGTCCGTTTCTAAATATACAAGAGAAGGAGTTAATGTAATAGATCGTTATACAATGACAAAGCAGTATTTAGAATCACCTTACTCGGATTCATTAAAATATGTATTGTATGGTGTAGATCAATTTACATTTGTAGGTTCGGGACTGAGCGAAAATTCGTATAAACTGTTTTATCCTTTTATGGATAATGATGTAATAAATGATTATGTGAAAATTTCTGAAGACACGAAGTTGGATTATTTTATCCATAAAGTATTTTCATTAACACGATATTCCGATGTTTTAATAAATGCATCTCAGAGAGGTTGGAGAGGAGATTATTCAAATTTAAAGAAAGGAACTTTGGATATAGAAAGTCTAAAGATGCAGATGGAAACAGGTACAAGTCATCATAATAGAGCAATAACTATTGATGAAAATTTGCTTGTTGTTTTTGATGAAACATTAAAGATGATTACTGATAGAGGTGTAAATGTGATATTAGTACAAACACCTGTCGTTGATGTGCTTAACGAGGTTGATAAAGATGGATATGCGAAAGTTGCAAATATATTCACAAGTTATACCGAGAATAACGAATTGATAGAGTATTGGGATTTGAACTATAAGTTCAGTTCTGATTATAGTCTGTTTTTTGATGCTATACATTTAAATCCTAAAGGACAGCGAGAGATTACAGAAGAAGTGATTAAAAGGATAAATGACAGATTATGA
- a CDS encoding alginate O-acetyltransferase complex protein AlgI (product_source=KO:K19294; cog=COG1696; ko=KO:K19294; pfam=PF03062; superfamily=103506; transmembrane_helix_parts=Inside_1_1,TMhelix_2_24,Outside_25_43,TMhelix_44_66,Inside_67_85,TMhelix_86_108,Outside_109_122,TMhelix_123_145,Inside_146_234,TMhelix_235_252,Outside_253_329,TMhelix_330_352,Inside_353_372,TMhelix_373_395,Outside_396_414,TMhelix_415_437,Inside_438_448,TMhelix_449_471,Outside_472_480): MIFNSLSFGFFFAIILLCCIALQALPSDNKVKFRNLILLLSSYYFYAFLKWEFVILLLVTTLINYVSAIKIDKYKLSNNIKTKYWLWIAVVGSLCILGYFKYVNFFIGSVNDALEVLGISVKLGLLKIILPVGISFFTFQALTYTLDVYKGKMLITKSFTDYALFVSFFPTILSGPIERARNLLPQIQSPTKINLECLIEGGKRFLWGAFKKMVIADRLAVYINMVYASNPEHHSSYTLIVVAIFYSFQIYADFSGYSDMAIGVARAMGFKLNENFKYPYFSTSIKEFWKRWHISLTSWFTEYVYIPLGGNRVSEYRWIFNISSVFLLSGLWHGANWSFILWGALHAIYYLAEYYWKKTNVYILLDRKNTIYSILRNIFSTLIVITLVSIAWVFFRIEDIEKAYGVVMGMFNQSGVFIWGSSAFTTALTLLLLIAFIGLDWIKYKEVKFNPYMSAIGYACLLAMIQLFGVSDGGFVYFQF, from the coding sequence ATGATATTTAATTCTCTGTCTTTTGGTTTTTTCTTTGCAATTATACTTCTTTGTTGTATAGCTTTGCAAGCATTGCCATCGGATAATAAAGTTAAATTTAGAAATCTAATTTTATTGTTGAGTTCGTATTATTTCTACGCTTTCCTAAAATGGGAATTTGTTATATTATTGTTAGTTACAACTTTAATCAATTATGTGTCGGCAATTAAGATAGACAAGTATAAGTTAAGCAATAATATAAAAACTAAATATTGGTTGTGGATAGCGGTGGTTGGTTCGCTCTGTATTTTAGGATATTTCAAATATGTCAATTTTTTTATTGGTTCAGTTAATGATGCTTTAGAGGTTCTGGGAATTAGTGTTAAGTTAGGTTTGTTAAAGATAATATTGCCTGTGGGTATTTCATTTTTTACGTTTCAGGCATTAACATATACATTAGATGTTTATAAAGGTAAAATGCTTATTACTAAGAGTTTTACTGATTATGCATTGTTTGTATCTTTCTTTCCTACTATATTATCTGGACCAATAGAGCGTGCTCGGAATTTATTGCCACAAATTCAATCGCCAACAAAAATAAATTTAGAATGTCTTATTGAAGGAGGAAAGCGTTTTTTGTGGGGTGCTTTCAAGAAAATGGTGATTGCAGATAGGTTGGCTGTGTATATCAATATGGTGTATGCTAGTAATCCAGAACATCATTCTTCATATACATTAATTGTGGTAGCTATATTTTACTCATTTCAGATATATGCAGATTTTAGCGGCTATTCAGATATGGCTATAGGAGTTGCTAGAGCAATGGGCTTTAAGTTAAACGAAAACTTCAAATATCCTTATTTTTCAACATCAATAAAAGAATTTTGGAAAAGGTGGCATATATCGCTAACTTCGTGGTTTACCGAATATGTTTATATTCCTTTGGGTGGTAACCGAGTTTCTGAATATCGTTGGATATTTAATATTTCGTCGGTGTTTCTTCTAAGTGGATTGTGGCATGGTGCTAATTGGTCGTTTATACTTTGGGGTGCATTACACGCCATTTATTACCTTGCAGAATATTATTGGAAAAAAACAAATGTCTATATATTGTTGGATAGAAAAAACACAATATATTCAATATTAAGAAATATATTTTCGACCCTTATAGTCATTACTCTTGTCTCTATTGCATGGGTGTTTTTTAGAATAGAAGATATTGAAAAGGCTTATGGGGTGGTAATGGGAATGTTTAATCAATCAGGAGTGTTTATCTGGGGCTCATCTGCATTTACAACAGCATTGACATTGTTGTTACTTATTGCATTTATAGGTTTAGATTGGATTAAATATAAAGAGGTTAAATTCAATCCATACATGTCAGCGATTGGTTATGCTTGCCTTTTAGCTATGATTCAGCTCTTTGGAGTAAGTGACGGTGGTTTTGTTTATTTTCAGTTTTAG
- a CDS encoding O-antigen ligase (product_source=COG3307; cog=COG3307; pfam=PF04932; transmembrane_helix_parts=Inside_1_6,TMhelix_7_29,Outside_30_46,TMhelix_47_69,Inside_70_89,TMhelix_90_107,Outside_108_111,TMhelix_112_131,Inside_132_142,TMhelix_143_165,Outside_166_179,TMhelix_180_202,Inside_203_208,TMhelix_209_241,Outside_242_245,TMhelix_246_268,Inside_269_353,TMhelix_354_376,Outside_377_380,TMhelix_381_398,Inside_399_404,TMhelix_405_427,Outside_428_435) translates to MYTVLQYLIFFILTVMGLSYLFNNKIFLLKDPFNKNTLFVVNNQQYLFLFLLATAILGCGVMMANRLLICIIVTLIGIFLSKEKIKITPAIFFYFIYLCWLIVEMYLSPVKGYGLRVFLKYLYPFIIMLFASKMPMEKNPNMYFLKVLNVVLYVGLLGSIWQLLLFQIPFVSQVLDSVVYWGPAIVDFYVVPITISLFLFSYTGKYKYLFYVVLFILPSVLGSIRTGILASSITIVIFAILRYKVRSIPYVVLGCALLVGTVLFVPQVREKMFIKQMSADEIVERGESLSKDDIDSSGRFAMWEWSLKNFYEEKELMGSGLGMLQHAFYDWDHPFGIIKIVHNDYIQILCDTGIIGLVLYALTLLALIIHSIFVYFTDKNAIAKLMGGIAGVSLAGMLSTLYTDNVVNYSLMTLSFPFALYGLMLGFKRYYSDDI, encoded by the coding sequence ATGTATACAGTACTACAATATCTAATATTCTTTATTCTTACCGTTATGGGGCTTAGTTACCTATTTAACAACAAGATATTTTTATTAAAAGATCCTTTCAATAAAAATACTTTATTTGTAGTAAATAATCAACAATATTTATTTTTATTCCTATTAGCAACCGCAATTTTAGGTTGTGGTGTTATGATGGCTAATAGATTGTTGATATGTATAATAGTCACACTTATAGGAATATTTCTTTCAAAAGAGAAAATAAAAATAACACCAGCTATTTTCTTTTATTTCATATATTTATGTTGGCTTATAGTGGAAATGTATTTGTCGCCCGTTAAGGGATATGGTTTGAGAGTATTCCTAAAATATCTATACCCTTTCATTATTATGCTTTTTGCATCTAAGATGCCTATGGAAAAGAATCCTAATATGTATTTTCTAAAAGTATTGAATGTTGTATTGTATGTGGGTTTATTGGGATCAATTTGGCAGTTACTTTTATTTCAGATTCCTTTTGTAAGCCAAGTTTTAGATAGTGTTGTATATTGGGGGCCAGCAATTGTTGACTTTTACGTTGTGCCTATCACCATATCTTTATTCCTTTTTTCGTATACAGGAAAGTATAAATACTTATTTTATGTAGTCTTATTTATATTACCGTCAGTACTAGGGTCTATTCGTACGGGTATATTAGCATCTTCTATAACTATAGTGATATTCGCAATATTGCGTTATAAAGTTAGGTCAATACCTTATGTGGTTTTAGGTTGTGCTCTTCTTGTGGGTACAGTATTGTTTGTTCCTCAAGTTAGAGAGAAGATGTTTATTAAGCAAATGTCGGCAGACGAAATAGTTGAAAGAGGAGAAAGCCTTTCAAAAGATGATATAGATTCCAGTGGTAGGTTTGCTATGTGGGAGTGGAGTTTGAAAAATTTTTATGAAGAAAAAGAATTAATGGGTTCAGGACTCGGGATGTTACAGCATGCTTTTTATGATTGGGATCACCCTTTTGGAATTATAAAAATTGTTCATAATGACTATATACAAATATTGTGCGATACGGGAATAATAGGTTTGGTTTTATATGCTCTTACCTTGTTAGCTCTTATAATACATTCTATATTTGTATATTTTACAGATAAAAATGCAATAGCGAAACTTATGGGTGGGATTGCAGGTGTTAGTCTTGCTGGTATGTTGTCTACATTATACACCGATAATGTTGTAAATTATTCATTAATGACATTATCGTTTCCTTTTGCTTTATATGGTTTAATGTTAGGTTTTAAACGATATTATTCTGATGATATTTAA
- a CDS encoding glycosyltransferase involved in cell wall biosynthesis (product_source=COG0438; cath_funfam=3.40.50.2000; cog=COG0438; pfam=PF00534; superfamily=53756), with the protein MKIAYSLSSIGNSGGIERVISTKANYFADVLCCEVHIIVASSKPKSLFFTFSDKIQFHYLDIILPNLKPWDLILGNSKTKTYKQVLESKLLEIKPNITISVFGRDASFLYKLKDGSTKILEFHFTKNYLTHLGNAMENDKFRFIRKYWLRLLLWREERTASHYDNIVLLTERDKMLWGGGEKFTVIPNPLSFKSDELSNLDSKTIVSMGRLVYPKGFQYLIRAFAKIHKQYPDWKIKIYGDGHDKELLQNEINTLSLQAKVLLETPKDDVKQIMQQASLFVLPTLYDGFGLVLTEAMECGVPCIAFDCECGPGEIITNKEDGFLVELRNIDELANKMNLLMSDETLRKTMGLKAKDNVKRFSIENIGSQCIQYYNI; encoded by the coding sequence ATGAAAATAGCATACTCTCTTAGCTCTATTGGTAATTCGGGTGGTATAGAACGTGTGATTTCAACAAAGGCTAATTATTTTGCCGATGTATTATGTTGTGAAGTTCATATAATCGTGGCTTCGAGCAAACCAAAGTCGCTATTCTTTACATTTTCCGATAAAATACAGTTTCATTATCTAGATATAATTCTTCCTAATTTAAAACCTTGGGATTTAATACTCGGAAACTCCAAAACTAAAACATATAAACAGGTTCTGGAGTCTAAACTTTTAGAGATAAAACCAAATATAACTATCAGTGTTTTCGGACGAGATGCTTCTTTTCTGTATAAACTAAAAGATGGGAGCACGAAAATATTAGAGTTTCATTTTACGAAGAATTATCTTACGCATTTAGGAAATGCAATGGAGAACGATAAGTTTCGCTTTATCCGTAAATATTGGTTGAGACTGCTTTTGTGGCGAGAAGAACGGACGGCTTCGCATTACGATAATATAGTTTTACTAACCGAAAGAGATAAGATGCTTTGGGGAGGAGGAGAAAAATTTACGGTTATACCTAATCCCTTATCATTTAAATCAGATGAACTGTCGAATTTAGATTCTAAAACAATAGTTTCGATGGGGCGATTAGTTTATCCTAAAGGTTTTCAATATCTGATTAGAGCCTTTGCTAAGATACATAAACAATATCCTGATTGGAAAATAAAGATATATGGTGATGGTCATGATAAAGAATTACTACAAAATGAAATAAATACACTATCTTTGCAGGCTAAAGTTCTATTGGAAACTCCAAAAGATGATGTTAAGCAAATAATGCAACAAGCATCGTTGTTTGTATTGCCGACTTTGTATGATGGATTTGGATTGGTTTTAACCGAAGCAATGGAATGCGGAGTGCCTTGTATAGCCTTTGATTGCGAATGCGGTCCTGGAGAAATAATAACTAATAAGGAAGACGGTTTCCTTGTAGAACTAAGAAATATAGACGAATTGGCAAATAAAATGAACTTGTTAATGAGCGATGAAACATTGCGAAAGACAATGGGTTTAAAAGCAAAAGATAATGTTAAACGTTTTTCAATAGAAAATATAGGAAGTCAATGTATACAGTACTACAATATCTAA